A segment of the Ipomoea triloba cultivar NCNSP0323 chromosome 1, ASM357664v1 genome:
GTCTTTCGTAAgtgttctttttatttaatagtaccaaaacaaaaatagagagattaatttagtattaatttatCACAATTGAAAATTGCAGTTTCTTACCACAACTGGATCgataattttttcttattttattttattttttaaaaaagggtaTGAGAGAGGCTTTAAGTTAGTTGAAAGACAAACAAGTGGACAATGTTTGTGTGGAAGTTGATGCTCTAATAGTTATTCAAGGACTTgatctaaactttttttttttttttttttgctttttgtttaGTTTTAGATGATATTAAAGGAAGAATGGGTAACTTTGTTCATATTAATTTCTCGTAAGTATCAGTGGAGGTCTCCGATTTTGATGGAATCGTCACTTTTAGttctcaacttttaatttaaccacttttagtcctccaacTTTGATTGcactgtcacttttagtcctcaacttttcaatcaaccatttttagtcctcttactttttgtttctagccacctatggtccttccgttacaattggacatctaatgtcattttctcaaggacAATTCAATCATTTGGTCCAAATTTTAGTGTCAACAAAGGAGAGTGGAAAAtagggtttcttcaattattctaatgaggaaacataatacttaatacattaattatgaaatgactgaattgcctttgagaaaatgatattagatgtccaattataaagcaaggaccataggtggctagaaacaaaaattaagaggactaaaagtagttgatttaaaagttgatgactaaaagtgacggTGCCATtaaagtcggaggactaaaaatggttgatttaaaaattgaggactaaaagtggcggtgccatcaaagtcgaggacctccactggtattttttatcttttgttAAATGATATATGAATCAGACTCCTCACATGTTAGCAAAGGAGTTTGTTTTCATATGAGTTTGTATGAACTGGTTTCGCACCCTCCTCCTGAAAAGCCCAAACAGAAAAGCTATAATAGAACATTAgaacggcaaattattgcatagaccatggtccacgcagttgtgtggaccaaaaataaaaagtacattatttttgtactgaagatacattgtttttgtactgtaggtatattatttgatagtatatatcaaataatgtaccttcagtataaaaataatgtacctacagtataaaaataatgtaccttcaatacaaaaaggaaaaagtgtcaaatagaccattgaacttgtctcttttgtgcaattggaccatttaacttaaaaagtgtgcaatccaaccatcaaacaagcaaaatttgtgcaattggaccatttttataaaaaattttgattcaatttgagttaaaaacatttaaatattgactcccaactagtatggtagaagaaaatgccactcttaatacatatatgttagtaatataattgtattttaccagaaaatttttgtaaaaatggtccaattgcacaaattttgcttgtttgatggttgaattgcacactttttaagttcaatggcccaattgcacaaaagcgataagttcagtggcctatttgacattttttccatACAAaagtaatatactttttatttttggtccatataactgtgtggatcatggtccatgcaataatgattgcattaGAACAACTCAAAATGTGAATCAATTTTAATCTccaacccaaaaagaaaaattaagccCAATAATTTACAAAATCAAGCCCAATTCAATACTATCACTCCCTAACGTTTTATATGAGTATCCCTTCTcacacaatcattattgtggtCCACACAGATGAGTGGACGATggtccaaaaacacataaaatacattattctaactcataaaatatattattctagttcataaactatattattttaactcataaaaaaaattatcttatcccagaatgttcattattgtaaaatataagCGCATAGAGCACGATTTTTTTTAGATGTCCAAACATCATCGTTTTCTCCCATAATTTTCTCCTTCCTATCAAATGGCCCATAAAAGATCGAAGGCAAAGAAACTTAAGCAACAAAAGCactatttaaaaggaaaaaggattttaaaatttttaaaaaacgagAGAGTGATATCTGTTCCCTACCCCATCATGATTTGAACTTGTAACCTCCTATTTAAGAGAgtcataaaaatattattgcacTACAAGCTCCTTGACTACATTTGAACTACTTATATGCCTAAATCTTGTAATTTGATTTACATTTCATTTAGGCAACTTCATCAATTTTTGCCTTTCCAAATAATGATGATCAATGATGAGTATGTTGTTGAATTTGGGAAATGAGGGAACAAGTATGCCAATCTCTAATCATGAGATAACCAACATGAAAATGAAGGCTCATAGATCAATGTTACCTTCTCAGCAAAAGTTACATTCAACTATAGTGTCTTGCCATATAGGTATGCCATATTCACCTGTACACTTATATTGGTAGTTTTTTTAGCATTCCAGAAAGTATGTCCAAACTATTCCTAGATATGAAGCCTAAACATATCGCCAATAATAGATAAGGCTAATGGTGACAGTACTTGTGCAACTAATAAACACATATATTGCATCAGATTGATAATGAAAAGTATAAGTTACAGAGCAAGCAATAGGCAAGTCATGGAAATAGCTGCACATAACCAGTTGCTATTGCAATTCCTAAGATAATAATGGGTGGAAGGATTACAAATGCTCCAATGGTTGCAAAGAAAACCGAGTCATTTCTTTGAGATACCTCATCTAGGTAAGCCTGTCTTTTGATGTTTCTCTTCTGTGAAATAGTTAAAACCTTTGGAGTAAACTTCTTCAAATTCTTACCCAACGGAACGCTGAAATCATCATCTCGCTCTCCAAACAACTTGGCCAGCTGATCACGAATACTCAATCCGCTTGAACCACCATCGCTCTCGTAGCCTAGTAAAGGATGAAAGCACAGGTGAATATTGAGAACATTAGTGTTATAATCAGGAATCAATTAGAATGTTAGTTCTGCACAATCTAAAGGTAAAATAGTTACCAACTTACCATTAAAATCCAGGCTACTTGAAGTGAGCTGTTGCAAGAGATCAAGTTGTGCACGAGCTGAAGTTGCTGACCCTATTTaaaaggggggaggggggtgtTGTTATTTCAAtcatcaaatattcaaatatgaTTAAACCTGTTTCATACGAGTAACAAGAGAGCAGAGCATAGCACCCTTTATCTACCCAAATCTGCAATTCATATCTTTTCATTAATGAGATAACTCCAATCAAATTGGTCAAGTTATTGACTTAGTAATCACAAAATTCTAAGTTTCACTCTCAATGAAAACACTCCATTGacctttttagtttgagttgGTGAGCTATGAGCAACCTAAACTGCATTAGTCTTTATCGGCTAAATCAAAAAGTCAGGTTTACGGTTTACCTAATGTGCACCTCGGTAGTGGCAACGAGTTTTCTTCCACTCAAAAAAATATCTTCATTAACAAAAAAGTTAAGGTCTTGTTTGGTAACCtaattagcttatcagccaattttaacTTGTTTGACCATGTTTGACTTGCTAGAATtgaaaaagctactcaaagcagttttttcaatcaacttttttagaaaatcattttgtatgtaatcatcTATCAGCCAACCGCTAATGtaccaaatatttttctataatccgctaatgttattaactagtCAAGCTCATCTCACTGAACCAATCTGTGAACAGTTATTTAGCAAACACCCCAAAATCACTTCCATTCACTGtcaattactccgtaatagacTGTGTTTACTCCTACACAGTATCAAGTGTGGATTTCTGTCATAGCACCATATAAATTCTGATGGCCAACAAGTTGTTATTAACTTCCTTTCTTAAATCCCAAATATCAGCTAACAAAAAGTACAAactatatatgtgtatggagAGATCGAGCTGCAACAAAACACTACAAGACCACAACTTGAGACAACAAAAACAAGATTCCAATTTCACACCCAAATACAGAGTATAAACTGCCAACATATCACTCAAAACAAGTACTATCAATTACCAAGAATCAACAAAAACGAAAACCCAGAGAATTTAACCAACTCAAAATCACCAAAAATTGGATCTTTAGACAAAACCCAGCAAGATTACTGAAATAGATTCTCTAaaccaaacaagatctcatttCCTTAACCAGAAAACTATGAAAATGAGTGAAGAAGTACCAGAGTAATCTGGGGGTTCCTTCTCTGTAACCCCACCTTCTGTCCCTTCAGACAAAGCAGCCGATCTGCCAGACGATGAGAGCCAAGGCTGAGAAGAACACTGCCTGTTGAGCTCACGCTTGTGATTTGGAATCAAGAAAGAAGGGTGCTTTGTGTGAAGCGGAACTGTGCTGAAATTTAATGCCATGGTACGAGTAATGTttctgttcttcttcttctacttgtcaatttttttgttgtGGAAATTTCCATTGGCTTTGAGGCTGGAGATTCGTCTggtaatttgataatttttgccGCCTCAACTTAAAGCAGTGTCCCGAAATTTCCCATCCACAAATATATTGCTTTCTGGCCCCTCAAACATTGCCTTCCCAAATTGTCACACTGCCATTTGGCTTCTAGTGTCCACCTACATGTTTTACTTGATTCCAtatgattagtttttttttaaaggattcCATATGATTAGTTGATTGGTTTTATTTACTTGTAATATTCTCTtactttcaaaattaaaattgtagatGAAGATACGTTTTAAGTAAATATTAGGTGTGACCGGTGTGTTTGATTCGCACATAAAAGTTAGAATCGGAATAactatcaaatacttggtaatggtaatgaatgttggtgaaagtattttacatgtttggtagtatgatgaaaatggaatgattattaatagtttttgAAGCGGCTGAGAAGGAAGGTATGAgattcttattttattagggaatgtcTTTTGCAATTAAGAaggtaatcaaaacccatagtagtgttctaaaaacctatcaaacaaataataacaatgactttgatacaaCCCAATGGGTTAGCTCAAgcggcaagtgagctctcttaattcccacaagtgacgattcccacaaaaaaaaacaatgactttgatactcaGTCCCAATAGCTATACatgccaaccaaacacacccattaatatatgtttattttaaaactagttttacacatttttgttcatattataAGTCTAATTTTATTGGCTCATATTAGTGTGTATGACATAGTGATCTCAGTcttacatttgtaaaaatttgACGGATCTGatcatattaaaagaaaaaaaaaaccgttgTGGCAGTTccataattatcatcaactccaATGTGTGAACTTTAACACTTAAACATGCAAACCTGATAAATTCTATAAAATCAACgaaaaagctaaattttaaatttataccgTAAATGTTAGACCTTAAGCGGTAAAAAGAGAACCACttaaccaaataaaaataaaaataaaataaaataaaaactcagTCATAAAACTCTAAAATTGTAACTCTAATTGTAATATGTCAACCTCGATTAAGATGAGACTCAAATATGTCACCTTTCATTGGATTAAATAAAAACATGTATACTCTTTGgattatatatcaatatatgttTTATCAATATTTGTTCCTATAAGTTTTatcaatatttgttttttttttctgatcaaattaaaaaattgagaatattaaaaggtaaaaagaaattttaacaTTACTCTATCAAAATTATGtgtgtattaattattaaatatgataaCCATTTTTGAAATTGAGAGTATCAcattaaataacaaatatataataataataacagtaaaaataacaacaacaaaatatgGTAATCTGTATTCTGTAATGATAAGATTTGTTGTCTCCCATTGGATTCTAAATTTCTAAAATGCTTTGGGAGTGTGGGTGGggttctagagagagaaagaatgaGAGAGCCAAAATGTGACCGTTAGAATTTGAATGCCATTTGCTCAAGTTCAACTCTATTGAATCTAAGGCGTTTTCAAAGTATAGAATATTATACAGATAAGTAGATAAcaacttgaaaattttcatttatttcaatcaaattttattaattcgtgataaaaaaaaattagtcaagtgagaataattaataaatatagagATTTAAAACACTCTTTGCATtccattttcaaattttcaccACAAATAAATGGTATCCTCTTCAGATCAACGTAATCCAGCCTCCACCCACCTGAATCCCAACATTAAATTTCAAGAATCCGATGTGGGCATGAAGAAACCTTAGCGCAACCAAAGAACCCATCGCTCTTGTCTCTCTTTCTTCCCTAAAgttcctttctttttttatatcTTCTCTCCCTAGTCTTTCTTAGAGCATTTTGGGCATTACAGTGTAGTGTGAGTAAGTGTATACACAGTAATGGCGAAGAGGAGTGCGGAGGAGGAGGTGGAAGTGTGGGATGATGATGTGATTACAATGACTTTGGAAGGGGAGAAGGTGATAGTGAAGGAGATGATAAATAAGGAGGATGAGTCTGAGTCTGAGTCTCATCCATATGCGTTTCATGTATCAGGGCCTCGCAATGTTTCCTCTCCCAATTGGAGAGACCTCATTAACTCCAGTTGGTAAGTGCCCACTCTCCCCATTTTCAgatttgtttttgaatttttgaatttttgggaTGAGATTTTGGTATACATACATAATTGCATTTCTGAGATTAATATGGTTTTTGTGTTTGTGGTCCTAATCTTGGGGTTTTATGGTTTATTGTTgtctttcttttgattttctcaattcttcttTGTGTTAATTTTGGTGTGATTAACTATTCTTGTACCAAAAAACTGCCAAATCTGAGAGTCTTGGTGCTCTTTTCCTTGCCTCTGTATAGGTTAACCATATGAGTGGGGGTTGTGGGGGGGTTGTTTCATTTATGATTTTTCAATGATCATATGAGTTTGCTTCTGCTATTTGATCTTGCTTACAAAAGAGGGTCTGTATAATGGAGAACAGTTGCTGTATTATTTGGGATTTGGTAATTGCAACTTGTCTGttctgtttatgttttttcATTGATCAAGAATCATGGTTTATTGTTGGCAGTTTCAGTAGATCATGCTTCTTTTTAAAGGTTTAATGGTGGATCTTATTTGtgttatgaactaaattgaagaAACTAATTTTTTCTGAACTTTTGAATCCATTAAAAGTCAGATCCTCTTGAAACAATTTGATCCTTTAGTAGCACTAAATTGTGGCATTTACATATACAGGAAGGATGCTAATTATAAAAGGACAGTAATTGCTTGCTTTATCCAAGCAATATACTTGCTTGAGTTAGACAGGCAAGAAAACAGGAAGGAAGAAAATGCACTTGCCCCGAAATGGTGGATACCCTTCAAGTACAGGCTGGTTGAAACCCTGATAGATGAAAGGGACGGGTCGATATTTGGCGCGATATTGGAATGGGATCGAGCAGCAGCTCTGGCTGATCTCGTGTTCATCAGACCGAGTGGTGCACCGAGAGCTGTCTTGGCTCTACGAGGGACGCTTCTCAAAGGCCCTACAATGAGAAGGGACATCGAAGATGATCTCCGTTTCCTAGCTTGGGAAAGCCTAAAGGGATCTGTCAGGTTCAGCTGTGCTATGCAGGCCCTCAAATCGCTCGTTGGCAAGTTCGGGAGCAACAACGTATGCATTGCAGGCCACTCCCTAGGGGCCGGCTTTGCTCTGCAAGTGGGAAAATCGTTAGCCAAAGAAGGTATATACGTCGAGGCACATCTATTCAACCCACCCTCGGTTTCACTAGCCATGAGTCTGAGAAACATAGGAGAAAAAGCCGGTTTTGTTTGGAAGAGATTCAAATCAATGCTCCCTTCAGGCTCTGAAGCTCAAACCAGCTCTGAGGAAATTGCAACAAAACCATTCCAATTTGGCAGCTTAAAGCAATGGGTGCCACATCTGTACATCAACAACAGCGACTACATCTGTTGCTCGTACACCGATCCAGACGAAGCACAGAACAAAAACCAGGCTGACAAAGAGAATGCAAAACCGTCGAATGGCCAAGTTGCTGCTAAACTTTTCCTGTCATCGAAGGGGAAGCAGAAGTTTCTCGAGGCGCACGGGATAGAACAATGGTGGTCTGATAATTTGGAGCTCCAAATGGCTCTGAATAGCAGCAGGCTGATAAGCCAGCAGCTGAAATCTTTGTATAGCCTCCCCCCTACCTCAAGACAAACAGCTGCTAAACCCCTCAAGAGTTAGAAGTGGGTAAGAATTCCAGcaaatgactcattttcaaTCACACTACTATATAGTGTTGTTCATACTAATTCTTGTTTCACCTTATTGATTGTTAAATTATAACTGATTTCTGGTGCCTGCTGTCTCATcaatttttaatgaaatattttcctTGTTAGTATGATGCCTTGCACTTTATAGATCATCCTACTAATGAAGTGTGGCTATTGTGTT
Coding sequences within it:
- the LOC116019052 gene encoding uncharacterized protein LOC116019052; translated protein: MALNFSTVPLHTKHPSFLIPNHKRELNRQCSSQPWLSSSGRSAALSEGTEGGVTEKEPPDYSGSATSARAQLDLLQQLTSSSLDFNGYESDGGSSGLSIRDQLAKLFGERDDDFSVPLGKNLKKFTPKVLTISQKRNIKRQAYLDEVSQRNDSVFFATIGAFVILPPIIILGIAIATGYVQLFP
- the LOC115998849 gene encoding GDSL esterase/lipase At4g10955 codes for the protein MAKRSAEEEVEVWDDDVITMTLEGEKVIVKEMINKEDESESESHPYAFHVSGPRNVSSPNWRDLINSSWKDANYKRTVIACFIQAIYLLELDRQENRKEENALAPKWWIPFKYRLVETLIDERDGSIFGAILEWDRAAALADLVFIRPSGAPRAVLALRGTLLKGPTMRRDIEDDLRFLAWESLKGSVRFSCAMQALKSLVGKFGSNNVCIAGHSLGAGFALQVGKSLAKEGIYVEAHLFNPPSVSLAMSLRNIGEKAGFVWKRFKSMLPSGSEAQTSSEEIATKPFQFGSLKQWVPHLYINNSDYICCSYTDPDEAQNKNQADKENAKPSNGQVAAKLFLSSKGKQKFLEAHGIEQWWSDNLELQMALNSSRLISQQLKSLYSLPPTSRQTAAKPLKS